The sequence ATTATCCTGGATCGCCGCCACCAACAGCTGGTCATTCAGCTTCAGTACATGGTAGTATTATGGTAGTATTTGGTGGATTGCAAAAACAGGAAGGAACTTCTGGAAGTACAAGTGATGTGTTCTGTTTAGACCTCATAAGACAGTGTTGGTTTAAACCTGTGGTGTCAGATCCTATGCCTAAACCAAGGTATGGGCATTCCCAGATTAAACTAGATGAGAGACATATTTTAATTCTTGCAGGATGTGGAGGATCTAATAAACTTTATAATGATATATGGTTGCTATCAATGCCAGATAATATATACAACAGAAGTGAAAAATGGCACTGGGAACAAGTTTATGTAGAAGAATCTGAGCATATGCCCTCTCAAATGTGGTATAATCCAGCATGCAAAGTTGGGAATAGTGTTGTTGTTTTGTCAACCTGTGGGAGTAATAATGCTTCAGCAGGTGGGAATATGTCTCAGCTTTTGGTGCCAGGTTCTGTAAGGAGACAGCCAGCTAATGTCTGGGTTCCCCCAATACAACAGCCAGAAATACGTCCTCATGATCATCAGCCTCTTGAACGGCATCAGTTGGAACCAAATGTTAACGGTCAACGTGGTTTTCTTCGGCCAGGAATCCATTCAGTAGAGCAAGCAGAATCTAGTAGTGATGAAAATGATGATGGAAACTTCCAGGGTGCACATAGTGGGCAAGGAACATCTGGTAGAGGGAGACCTCGACCCTCTATTAGACCAAATGCATCAAGTGATAGGGAGCGCAGACTTCAGGTATTGTCAAGAATGAAGGAGAGACTAAGAGAACTATCACGTCAACAAGAACCCAGTAGTGCAACCTCCATTAAGACTCCATCCCGTAGCACTGTTACACCTCACATGTTGGATATCAGCCGTGTTATTTCAGACAGACAGGCTAGATGGTGGTCTGTTAACCAATCTAATAGTCTCTCAACTTGTATTGGCTCTCCTCCTCAGCCATCTCTTCTTTATTCTTTAGTTCTTGGCAGAGGTCACCTAATCATGTTTGGTGGTATCCCACATGATCCTACTGGAGGTCAAAGCCAAGAAACTGTATCAAACTCTGTGATATTTGTATCTGCACCCTCTACTTCATACTTTGCTGCCTAATACCATTGAAAATATTTAGCAGCTTAttatatttgtacatatatttaaCATTTGTTTTATTATCAGAGGATTGTTATAGTTTTGTAAATAGGATACTTCACACAAATAAAACTCAATAACATTATATTTCAATTCTTGTGTGTTTCTTTTCTGGCAATAATTGTGTGTGTATTACAGTATGTAATTGATAGCATTACTATTTGTATAAAATAAAATTCAAACCAGAAAAAATTACCAATAATGTTACATAATAAGGCACAATATTTATATTAATGAATTTTTTTAATTCTTGATTCTTTGCTTGTATTTGCAAATATTTACCATAAATCATACAAATGAATTAGAATTTTTGACAATGTACTTTTTTATTTTGCATATCTGATATGTAAGAATAATAATTTTCATGtaaaaagttatttttttttattattattaatcctaattaaataaattatgtaGCTTCATTGTGTGGCTGTACATGTAATTACATAAAGTGTAGTTAATGTACAGTATTATAGCTTAGCTCATAGTGTTCCATCATAGTCTTTCTGGTAGAGCCCCAGTGCCTTCGTGAAGTTATCTTACCGAGATGGCTCCCCACTACTGGATCACACCAGTCGCACGAGTCCTGTTTGCCCTACCAGAGAgcagagccaaaacctggctcTCCTTGTGTCTCACACAGGCACAAGGCACAGGGGATTATTATTGTCACCCTCACTGTTACAAGATCATCAAGAAAATCAACAAAGCTGTACAGACAACTGCAAGGGTCATAGGAAACAAAACATTGAAACAGCCAAACAACTCTTCAAACTATTCAATCCAAACAATTGGTTCACTTGAACTCATTAGTACTAATGGCTACCACTAGGTGGTCTGAATCCCCTCATCCAACAGCTGGCTCTAAGGTCAGTCCTGTCACTGATGTTGACTGAGGTAGTATTGTGCTCCTAGGATTGCCAGCAATTGCAGTGTGTTCCACTGCTGCTTAGCCAAGTGCCAGCTATTCTTCTGGCTTCATCTTGCAGGGGCCATTTGCTTGTATCGTTTTACTTTTCTAGTAGTATTACTTATGTGTGTTTTCCTTCCTTGGCATTCTTATGTGGATTTGCCAATTTTTTTGCTTCAAGCTGCATGTGCTCAGGATGAACCTTTCATGGATGCTTGTCTAGCATTACCCCTGCACTGACAGAGGTCCTTCTCTGGTGTATTCGGGAGCTCCCTCCTCAGAAACCTGACCACAAGGGTGGGGTGCCTTGCCTTGGGTAGTGCATGAGTCATTCACTCCTTTGTGTAGGCC is a genomic window of Procambarus clarkii isolate CNS0578487 chromosome 8, FALCON_Pclarkii_2.0, whole genome shotgun sequence containing:
- the Fbxo42 gene encoding F-box only protein 42 isoform X1, which codes for MAILDDLPEEILEYILCLISPYNDLRSCRQVCRRWYTCCQGVVEKRKSRFFTALKVGCVKWYSPTYPSHIIPISRRYSHSACVFESSMYVFGGCTSTNTTFNDLWRFDLGLHEWTRLLTTGTYPSPKAYASMVTWNNCLVLFGGWTHPSLYPLHQQWVLFSELHVYDILGNRWTQLYYPGSPPPTAGHSASVHGSIMVVFGGLQKQEGTSGSTSDVFCLDLIRQCWFKPVVSDPMPKPRYGHSQIKLDERHILILAGCGGSNKLYNDIWLLSMPDNIYNRSEKWHWEQVYVEESEHMPSQMWYNPACKVGNSVVVLSTCGSNNASAGGNMSQLLVPGSVRRQPANVWVPPIQQPEIRPHDHQPLERHQLEPNVNGQRGFLRPGIHSVEQAESSSDENDDGNFQGAHSGQGTSGRGRPRPSIRPNASSDRERRLQVLSRMKERLRELSRQQEPSSATSIKTPSRSTVTPHMLDISRVISDRQARWWSVNQSNSLSTCIGSPPQPSLLYSLVLGRGHLIMFGGIPHDPTGGQSQETVSNSVIFVSAPSTSYFAA
- the Fbxo42 gene encoding F-box only protein 42 isoform X2 → MYVFGGCTSTNTTFNDLWRFDLGLHEWTRLLTTGTYPSPKAYASMVTWNNCLVLFGGWTHPSLYPLHQQWVLFSELHVYDILGNRWTQLYYPGSPPPTAGHSASVHGSIMVVFGGLQKQEGTSGSTSDVFCLDLIRQCWFKPVVSDPMPKPRYGHSQIKLDERHILILAGCGGSNKLYNDIWLLSMPDNIYNRSEKWHWEQVYVEESEHMPSQMWYNPACKVGNSVVVLSTCGSNNASAGGNMSQLLVPGSVRRQPANVWVPPIQQPEIRPHDHQPLERHQLEPNVNGQRGFLRPGIHSVEQAESSSDENDDGNFQGAHSGQGTSGRGRPRPSIRPNASSDRERRLQVLSRMKERLRELSRQQEPSSATSIKTPSRSTVTPHMLDISRVISDRQARWWSVNQSNSLSTCIGSPPQPSLLYSLVLGRGHLIMFGGIPHDPTGGQSQETVSNSVIFVSAPSTSYFAA